The following nucleotide sequence is from uncultured Roseateles sp..
TCATTGCCGCCGAGTGACGATGCCATGAACGCCGCACAACGCTGGACCTCGTATGCCGTGGCCGCCCTGGGCACCGCGGGCGCGATGGCGTGGGTGGACCGGCGAGAGAGCGCGGTGCCGCCCGTGCCGCGTGTGATCACGGCTGCGGCCAAGACCGCGGTGCGGCCCAGGCCGGGCGCCGCGCCCGCGGCCACGCTGCCCAGGCGCAGCTTCACCGAGCCTGCCGGCGATCCCTTCGCGGGGGGCGATGCTGTTTCCGTGGCGCCCATGCCGGCGCCGGCCGAGATGGCGCCGCCGCGCGCAACGCCACCGGCTGCGCCCCCGCTGCCCTATGCCTATGTCGGGCGATGGGTCGAGAACGGCAGCACGGTGGCCTTTCTGACCACCCAGCAAGGTATCAATGTGGCCGCTCGCGCCGGCGCCACCCTGGACGCCACCTATCTGGTCGAGGTCGTTGATGCGCAAGGCCTGACCCTCAAGTACCTGCCGCTGGGCCAGCGGCAACGACTGACCTTCGCCGATGGGCCAGCGGCCCCCGCGGCGGCGCCCACCGGGCAGGCGCTTCCCACCGCCGTGACCGAGCCCGAGGATTCGAATTGAAGATCAATCTGAACAGAAGCTGGCTGTGTCTGGCCCTGGCCGCCGCACTGGCCTCCTGCGCCACCCAGCCACCCGCCATCGCCGACGGCCGCAGGCTGATCGCCGAGGGCCGCATCGAAGAGGGGCTGCGCCTGCTGGAGACTGCCGCCAACACGCCGCCTCAGAACGCGCAGGCGCACGCGCTCTACGTCACCCAGCGCGACCTGATCGTCGGCGTCTACGTGCGCGATGGCGACACCGCCCGCATCACCGGCGACCATGACACCGCCGAGGCGCGCTTTCGCACCGCGCTGCGCCTGGACCGCACATCCGCCGCTGCCCAGGCCGGGCTGGACGCCACCCAGCGCGAGCGCCGCCAGGCCCAGCGTGCCGCGTCGGCGCAGGAGGCCCTGGCCAAGGGCGACTTCGTCACCGCCGAGCGCGAGGCCCGCGCCGTGCTGGCCGAGAACTCCGGCCAGCGCGCGGCCCGCGGCGTGATGAAGCTGGTGGCCGAGCGCAATGAGCGCGCACAGTCGTCGGAGCCCCTGCTCAAGGCGGCGCTGGCACGGTCCATCTCGCTGGAATTCAAGGATGCACCGCTGCGCACCGTGTTCGAGATGATGTCTCGCACCGGCGGCCTGAATTTCATCATCGACCGCGACGTCAAGGTCGACCAGCGCACCACGCTGTTTGTGCGCGACACCAGCCTGGAGGACGTGCTGAAGGTGCTGTTGCTGACCAACCAGCTCGAAAAAAAGGTGCTCAACGACAACTCGCTGATCATCTACCCCAACACGCCGACCAAGCAGCGCGAGTACCTGGAGATGGTGACGCGCAGCTTCTTCCTGGCCAATGCCGACGTGAAGCAGACCGCCGCCATGGTGCGTGCCATGGTCAAGACGCGCGACATCTTCGTCGACGAGAAGCTGAACCTGCTGATGCTGCGCGACACGCCCGAGGCAATCCGCCTGGCCGAGCAGTTGATCGCCACCCAGGACCTGGGCGAGCCGGAGGTCATGCTGGAGCTCGAGGTGCTCGAGGTGGCCTCCACCGTGGCGCAGGAAATCGGCACCCGCTTTCCGGACCAGATCGTGGGCAGCATCACCAATGGCGTCACCGAACCCAACGGCCTGACCCGCATCGGCAGTGGCAATCTGCGCGCCCTGGTCGCCAATCCGGTGCTGCTGATCAATCTGCACAAGCTCGATGGCACGTCCAACATCCTGGCCAATCCGCGCATCCGGGTGAAGAACCGCGAGAAGGCCCATGTGCACATCGGCGAGAAAGTGCCGGTGATCACCACCACCTCCACCGCCAATGTGGGCGTGTCCTCGTCGGTGAGCTATCTGGAGACCGGCCTCAAGCTGGACGTGGAGCCCAACATCTTTCTCGAGGACGAGGTTGCCATCAAGGTGCAGCTGGAGGTGTCCAACATCGTGTCGCAGCTCAATGCCTCGGGCACCATTGCCTACCGCCTGGGCACCCGCAACGCCGCCACCTCGCTGCGGCTGCGGGATGGCGAGACCCAGGTGCTGGCTGGCCTGATCAACAACGAAGACCGGCAGTCGGTCAACAAGCTGCCCTATCTTGCCGACTTCCCGGTGCTCGGCCGGCTGTTCCAGAACGACAACCGTGACGGTGGCAAGACCGAGATCGTGTTGCTGATCACGCCGCGCATCGTGCGCAATATCAGCCGACCGGACACCGTAGCCGCGCAGATACTGTCCGGCACCGACGCCGCGCCCGGTGCACCGCCTGTGCGCCTGGCCATGGCCGGCAGCATGGCGATGTCGCTGGAAGCCGTGGCATCGGGTGCGGGCCAGCCGGGCAAGGGTGGCGCCGCACAGCGGCCCGGAGCCGCCGACTCGCTGCCGCTCACCGCCACCGCGCCGCAGCAGGCGGGCCTGGGCGAGGAGTTCAGCGTCACGCTGACCTTGCCAGCGGGGGCCTCGCAGCAGGTCGACACCACCGTCAACCTCAGTTTCGACCCGGCGATGCTGGCACCGGTGGGGGCTGCGGCCAATGCCGGCAGGGTCGCGGTGACGCTGTCCACCAGTGGCCTGGCCGGCGTGGCGGCCAAGCCCGCCAGCACGCGCTTCAAG
It contains:
- a CDS encoding secretin and TonB N-terminal domain-containing protein gives rise to the protein MKINLNRSWLCLALAAALASCATQPPAIADGRRLIAEGRIEEGLRLLETAANTPPQNAQAHALYVTQRDLIVGVYVRDGDTARITGDHDTAEARFRTALRLDRTSAAAQAGLDATQRERRQAQRAASAQEALAKGDFVTAEREARAVLAENSGQRAARGVMKLVAERNERAQSSEPLLKAALARSISLEFKDAPLRTVFEMMSRTGGLNFIIDRDVKVDQRTTLFVRDTSLEDVLKVLLLTNQLEKKVLNDNSLIIYPNTPTKQREYLEMVTRSFFLANADVKQTAAMVRAMVKTRDIFVDEKLNLLMLRDTPEAIRLAEQLIATQDLGEPEVMLELEVLEVASTVAQEIGTRFPDQIVGSITNGVTEPNGLTRIGSGNLRALVANPVLLINLHKLDGTSNILANPRIRVKNREKAHVHIGEKVPVITTTSTANVGVSSSVSYLETGLKLDVEPNIFLEDEVAIKVQLEVSNIVSQLNASGTIAYRLGTRNAATSLRLRDGETQVLAGLINNEDRQSVNKLPYLADFPVLGRLFQNDNRDGGKTEIVLLITPRIVRNISRPDTVAAQILSGTDAAPGAPPVRLAMAGSMAMSLEAVASGAGQPGKGGAAQRPGAADSLPLTATAPQQAGLGEEFSVTLTLPAGASQQVDTTVNLSFDPAMLAPVGAAANAGRVAVTLSTSGLAGVAAKPASTRFKVIARQAGSTQIGYEVTAANLPVLAPPATPLVLVTR